From Rhinolophus sinicus isolate RSC01 linkage group LG15, ASM3656204v1, whole genome shotgun sequence, the proteins below share one genomic window:
- the LOC141568928 gene encoding CMRF35-like molecule 7, with translation MWLPPALLLLILPGCFSIQGPASVRGPEQGSLTVQCRYDPKWKSYVKWWCKGAVWSSCQTLVKTTASEWKKDRVSIRDSQREHFITVTMKELRRDDQDIYWCGIQRQGTDLGVSIKVNIDPEGTVVTSSENLLSRTIANSHRGLSSGSNVRTHYILLVFVKVPILLILVGAILWLKGPPGVPEEQWEQPVYMHLSSDLTTVTAP, from the exons ATGTGGCTGCCTCCAGCTCTACTCCTTCTCATCCTCCCAG GCTGTTTCTCCATCCAGGGCCCAGCGTCCGTGagaggcccagagcagggctCACTGACCGTGCAGTGTCGCTATGACCCCAAATGGAAGTCCTACGTGAAGTGGTGGTGCAAAGGAGCTGTTTGGAGTTCCTGCCAGACTCTAGTTAAAACCACTGCATCAGAGTGGAAGAAGGACCGTGTGTCCATCAGGGACAGTCAAAGAGAGCACTTCATCACGGTGACCATGAAGGAGCTCAGGCGAGATGACCAAGACATCTACTGGTGTGGGATTCAAAGGCAAGGAACTGATCTTGGGGTATCAATTAAAGTGAATATTGACCCAG AGGGAACAGTCGTGACCAGCTCAGAGAACCTGCTGTCTAGGACAATTGCCAACAGCCACAGAGGGTTGTCTTCTGGCTCCAACGTCAG GACCCACTACATCCTCCTGGTATTTGTGAAGGTGCCCATATTGCTCATCTTGGTTGGTGCCATCCTCTGGTTGAAGGGCCCTCCGGGGGTCCCTGAGGAGCAATGGGAACAGCCTGTCTACATGCACTTGTCCTCTGACCTGACCACAGTCACAGCCCCTTAG